AGCCCCACCCCGACGGCCAGCACGGCCCCGAGGAGGCCCATCGCCAGGCCCTCGAGCAACACCATGCCGACCAACCGAGAGCGGTGGAGTCCGATGGCCCGCATCATCCCGAGTAGGCGGGTGCGCTCGATAACACTCGTGGCGAGCGTGTCCCCAATCCCGATGAGCACCAGGAGGAAGATGATGCCCTCCATCAGATACAGCATGCTGAAGGCCTGGCGTGCCTGACCCGCAAAGTACTCGACGAGCTCGGGACCCGAGCGGATCTGGAGGCGATACTTCTGACCGAGCGTCCGTGCGATCGCCGCCGCGACTGCGGCCCGGTCAGCGTTCCGCTCCAGCGCGACGTGCACCCAGGTGACCATGGGGTCGTTCCAGACGTTGCGGTATGACTCGCGTCTCATGATGACCGCGTTGACCGGCTGTCCGCTGGTGACGCCCGCGACCTCGAACGCCACCGGACCGGCGGCCGACGGCAAGCGCACGATGTCTCCCGGTCGCGTCCCGTGCCCGTGAGCAAACGAAGCGCTGACCAGGACGGCTTCCCCGTGCGTCACACGCGCCAGGGCGTCGGGTGAAGCCCCGGCACCCAGCCGCCAGCGACAGACGCGAAGATCGTGGAAGCAGCTCGCATCGTACGCATCGAGCATCACGCTGCCGTCGCCGTACGGCACGTCCTTCTCCTGCTCGGCGGCGACCGTGGCGACGCCGGGCAGTTCGCGCAGCTGGGCGAGGAAGTCTTCATTCACGGGCGCCGGACGGTAACCGCCGCTCACGAAAGCGGAGGTGATGACGAGGTCCGCCCGCAGCCGGTCCGTCAACGTCGAAACGAGGGTGCGTTCGAAGCTCCACCCGAGCATGCCGAACATGAGGACCACGCCGACGCCGAGGCCTAGTGTCGCGACCGTCAGGGATACGCAACGTGCCTGCCGCCCCAGCTGGATGGCAGCGAACCTGCCCGTGTGGCCGAAGATTCGCTGCCAGGCGGGCGTGACGAATCGGCTGCCGCGGACGGCGAGCGGGCGGGAGAGGGCACAGGCGGCGACCGCCATGAGCGCCGTGGTCACGTTGCCGAGGGCCGCGCTCTCGGAGACGCGCTGCCAGAGGATCAGCGCCACGACGGCGATGAGCAGGCCGCTCGCGGCGGCCGTTGCCATGCGTGATTTATCCGCGGGAGCCTCCCGGCCACGCATCGTCAGTGCGGCCACCGGCTGCTTCCGGGCGAGGCGAAGCGCGGGAATGATCGCGGCGAGCGTGGCAGCCCCCAGCCCGACCGCTACGCCGGCGGCAAGCCCTCCCAAGTCGACGGATGCCTTCGCTGACGGCACGGGCAGCCGAAAGTTGATCGCCGTAGCGGCGGCCACGAAAGGCAGCGCATGGCGGCCGATGAAGACTCCGAGTGGGATGCCGGCCGCCGTGCCGGAGACGCCGAGCAGCAGGCTCTCCTTCAGCAGCTCCCTGAAGACGACGACACGGCGAAGCCCAACGGCGCGCAGCAGCCCCACCTCCCACGTGCGCGCTTCCCACGACCGCAAGAAGGCCAAACGCCGTCACCATCGCCTGGAAGCCGCCGATCGTTCTGCGCACGACCTCCTTGCGGACGGCCGTTTCCTCCGCAGTAAGTCCGGGAGGCAATGCCGTCGCGACACCTCTCCTGGTGGCGTCGACATCCGCGTCGTCAAGGACGACGACGTCGATCTGGTTGATCTGTCCGTCGGCGGTGAATGCCCGCTCGGCGGCGTAAAGGTCCATCACGACCAGTCTGCCCCCGAGAGTGCGCGCGACGCCTTCCGGGTCGAGAAGGCCGCGCACGGTGAACCATTTTACGCCGCCCGGGGTCGAGAGATTGATCAAGCTGCCGGTCGTGAGTCCGCGCCGCTCCGCAAACTGGCGCGCGAGTAGAATGGAATCAGGCCGGCTGAGGAACAGGATGGGATCGTCGAGCAACGCGCCGCTATCGTCCGCGGCATGGTAGAGACGAACGTCCGCCTCGTGCGTGAGATCTACTCCGTAGACGCTGAGGAGTTCACCGCTCTCATCGTCCGGGAACGCGACGCCGGTGACGAGGGGCACGGCGAGCCGAACCCCCGGCACCGCCGCAACCCTTTCCACGATGTCCTCGGAGAACGTCAACCCGTCGCCGGCCGTGACGTGAAACGCAGCACGCCCTGCCACCGCATCCACCGTGTCGAGGAACGACGCGAGCACCGCCCCGTTCATCAGCCGGATCGCCACCACCAGCGCCACGCCGAGCGCCACTGCCGCGACGCTCAGCACCATGCGCCCCAGCCCCGCCCGCACGTGGCGGTACGCGAGAGCCAGGGACAGCCCCGACCTCATCAATCCCGGACCGCCCGTATCGCCACCGGCCGCGTGGCCCCCGTCCGGTCCCCATACGTCGCGGCGAAGACGTTGTGCGTGACCATCACGACCGTCACCGCCTCGGACTCGTTGAGCGCGCGCAGCAGGTCGAGGATCGTCTGCCCCGTGTGCGAGTCGAGGTTGCCCGTCGGCTCGTCGGCGAGGAGGATCGCCGGGCGCGTCGCGAGCGCGCGTGCGATCGCGACCCGCTGCTGCTCGCCGCCGGAGAGCTCCGCGGGATACCGCCGGTCACGGCCTGTCACGCCCACCCGTTCCAGCGCGGCGGCGGTCCGCCGGCGTACCTCCGCTCGCGAGTAGCCCGAGAACTCGAGCGGCCAGGCGACGTTCTCGGCGACGGTGAGCGCCGGCAGCAGGTTGAACGCCTGGAACACGAAGCCGATCGTCTTGAGCCGCAGGTCTGCGAGCTCGTGATCGGCCAGGGTGCCGAGGTCGTGACCGTCGAGCACGACGCGGCCGCTGTCCGGCACGTCGAGCCCGGCGATGAGGTTGAGGAGCGTCGTCTTGCCGGACCCGCTCGGTCCCATGAGCGAGACGAACTCGCCGCGGACGATGTCGAGACTCAGCTCGCGGAGCGCCGGCGTCGCGCGCGCGCCCGTCCCATACGTCTTGGTGACCGCGGACACCTCTACGATGCGGTCACTCATTTCCGGGGCGGTCCTTTTTCGCGTCTGGGAGCTGGGCGTCGCGACTCGGCGACGATCGGCTGCTCGACAGGCCGCTGCTGCGCACTCAGCCAACTCTCGAACTCGAGGCGGAACTCCTTCAGGAACTCGAGCTCCGCGGCCACCTGCTTCATGCGGCGCGAGAGCAGCGCGGCGAGCGGATTGTAGTGCTCCGGGGGTTGGCGCCCGCGCTTCGCGAGCGCGTCCTCGCGGGCGCGGGCGAGCTCCTTGCCGCGCATCCAGAGCTCCTCCTGCCAGCGGTCGAGCAGCCGGACCCGGACCTCCGCCGGGACGCGGTCGACGAAGAGGAGCCAGTGCGCGACGTCGTCCTGAGACGACGGGGCCTGGAGCCACTGATCGAAGGCGAGCCGGCCCTTCTCCGTGATGTGATACGGGATGCGCCGGGCGTCGGCGTCGGGGGGATTGATGGCGGTCTGCACGAGCCCCTGGCCGGCCAGGCGCGCGAGCTCCCGGTAGATGTTGCCGATGCTCACCGGGCTGCCCGACCGCGCCCGACACTCGGTCATGATCTCGTA
This region of Deltaproteobacteria bacterium genomic DNA includes:
- a CDS encoding FtsX-like permease family protein; translated protein: MAFLRSWEARTWEVGLLRAVGLRRVVVFRELLKESLLLGVSGTAAGIPLGVFIGRHALPFVAAATAINFRLPVPSAKASVDLGGLAAGVAVGLGAATLAAIIPALRLARKQPVAALTMRGREAPADKSRMATAAASGLLIAVVALILWQRVSESAALGNVTTALMAVAACALSRPLAVRGSRFVTPAWQRIFGHTGRFAAIQLGRQARCVSLTVATLGLGVGVVLMFGMLGWSFERTLVSTLTDRLRADLVITSAFVSGGYRPAPVNEDFLAQLRELPGVATVAAEQEKDVPYGDGSVMLDAYDASCFHDLRVCRWRLGAGASPDALARVTHGEAVLVSASFAHGHGTRPGDIVRLPSAAGPVAFEVAGVTSGQPVNAVIMRRESYRNVWNDPMVTWVHVALERNADRAAVAAAIARTLGQKYRLQIRSGPELVEYFAGQARQAFSMLYLMEGIIFLLVLIGIGDTLATSVIERTRLLGMMRAIGLHRSRLVGMVLLEGLAMGLLGAVLAVGVGLTLGLFWVQVQFPAILGWRLDLHFPSRFVIGAIGLTLLLCILASFVPSLRAARLSVPAALRNE
- a CDS encoding PadR family transcriptional regulator, coding for MVHRTADQPSLRSTHHEANMFGHVILGLLRDCRLRHGYEIMTECRARSGSPVSIGNIYRELARLAGQGLVQTAINPPDADARRIPYHITEKGRLAFDQWLQAPSSQDDVAHWLLFVDRVPAEVRVRLLDRWQEELWMRGKELARAREDALAKRGRQPPEHYNPLAALLSRRMKQVAAELEFLKEFRLEFESWLSAQQRPVEQPIVAESRRPAPRREKGPPRK
- a CDS encoding ABC transporter ATP-binding protein, giving the protein MSDRIVEVSAVTKTYGTGARATPALRELSLDIVRGEFVSLMGPSGSGKTTLLNLIAGLDVPDSGRVVLDGHDLGTLADHELADLRLKTIGFVFQAFNLLPALTVAENVAWPLEFSGYSRAEVRRRTAAALERVGVTGRDRRYPAELSGGEQQRVAIARALATRPAILLADEPTGNLDSHTGQTILDLLRALNESEAVTVVMVTHNVFAATYGDRTGATRPVAIRAVRD